A genomic segment from Sulfuritalea hydrogenivorans sk43H encodes:
- a CDS encoding TAXI family TRAP transporter solute-binding subunit, which yields MPEKLKLLSWRDIVFVALPSLLLVIGAFWLAAQFIKPAPPDRLVVSTGGEGGAYQRFAARYKDVLARYGIALVEKPSAGSTENLERLRNPEFEVDAAFIQGGTARPGEEDELVSLGDIYYEPLWIFYREAALRGSDKLLDLKGKRVAVGGAGSGTHYLAMELLAANGIDAKNTKLVEAGGLGLVERLQRNELDAVFVVGPTQSSLVWALLYTPGVRLMSLTHADAYTRRFPYLARLVLPRGAIDLTLDIPPHDTQLVSPMATLLVREGMHPALIDLLMQAASEVHGAPGVFQKPGEFPRAGHTEFPLSKEAERYYKSGKPFLQRYLPFWAATLIDRMVVMLVPLLAVLVPLFKFAPQIYGWRVRSRIYRRYGELKFLENELNENPDRHSRAEWLAKLDGIETDASRIRTPLTFSDMLYTLRGHIDLVREMIIRRTASADS from the coding sequence ATGCCCGAAAAACTCAAACTCCTTTCCTGGCGCGATATCGTGTTCGTCGCGCTGCCTTCCCTGCTGCTGGTGATCGGTGCGTTCTGGCTGGCTGCACAGTTCATCAAGCCGGCGCCACCGGACCGGCTGGTCGTCAGTACCGGCGGCGAGGGCGGCGCCTACCAGCGCTTTGCCGCGCGCTACAAGGATGTGCTGGCGCGTTACGGCATCGCACTGGTGGAGAAGCCCTCCGCCGGCTCGACCGAGAACCTGGAGCGGCTGCGCAACCCGGAATTCGAGGTCGATGCGGCGTTCATCCAGGGTGGCACGGCGCGTCCGGGTGAAGAGGATGAACTGGTTTCGCTGGGCGACATCTATTACGAACCGTTGTGGATTTTCTACCGCGAGGCGGCCTTGCGCGGCAGCGACAAGCTGCTCGATCTCAAGGGCAAGCGGGTGGCGGTGGGCGGTGCGGGCAGCGGTACGCATTATCTGGCCATGGAGTTGCTGGCCGCCAACGGCATCGATGCGAAAAACACGAAGCTGGTCGAAGCCGGCGGCCTGGGCCTGGTCGAGCGGTTGCAGAGGAACGAGCTCGATGCCGTGTTCGTCGTCGGGCCGACGCAGTCCTCGCTGGTGTGGGCGCTGCTGTACACGCCGGGTGTGCGCCTGATGAGCCTGACGCATGCCGATGCCTACACGCGGCGTTTCCCTTATCTGGCCCGGCTGGTGCTGCCGCGCGGGGCCATCGATCTGACACTGGACATTCCGCCGCACGATACGCAACTGGTGTCGCCGATGGCAACGCTGCTGGTGCGCGAGGGCATGCATCCGGCCCTGATCGACCTGCTGATGCAGGCGGCGAGCGAGGTGCATGGCGCGCCCGGCGTGTTCCAGAAACCCGGTGAATTTCCTCGTGCCGGGCATACCGAATTTCCGCTGTCGAAAGAAGCGGAGCGCTACTACAAGTCCGGCAAGCCCTTCCTGCAGCGCTACTTGCCGTTCTGGGCGGCGACGCTGATCGACCGCATGGTGGTGATGCTGGTGCCTTTGCTGGCGGTGTTGGTGCCGCTGTTCAAGTTCGCGCCGCAGATTTATGGCTGGCGGGTGCGTTCGCGCATCTACCGGCGCTACGGCGAATTGAAGTTCCTTGAAAACGAACTGAACGAAAATCCGGACCGGCACAGCCGCGCCGAATGGCTGGCCAAGCTCGACGGCATCGAGACGGATGCCAGCCGGATACGAACCCCGCTGACGTTTTCCGACATGCTCTACACCCTGCGCGGGCACATCGATCTGGTGCGGGAGATGATAATTCGCCGTACCGCCAGCGCCGACTCTTAA
- a CDS encoding energy transducer TonB yields the protein MNGRLDVPPSRLPAGPATGDARHYASGARCLALPLACSCALHLLVLFSPVFGTVASFAPSVAPGGQKAPPSFSVTLTPFHSLRAEDWHPPKEGAAHAELSERDPKPVTKDPLKPTDSRMDGADLLPLPGVIYYPTSFLTVRPQPLAEANLDPPRLRPIVASGKVILTLWINPFGLASKVSVESTSLPEIFTATAVDAFQSLRFKPGELHGQKVGAVMRIEVTYDDGRLISTEILQ from the coding sequence ATGAACGGTCGATTGGATGTTCCCCCTTCGCGGCTTCCCGCTGGCCCGGCCACCGGAGATGCCCGGCATTACGCTTCCGGTGCACGTTGCCTGGCACTGCCGCTGGCGTGTTCCTGCGCGCTCCATCTGCTTGTCCTGTTTTCTCCCGTGTTTGGCACGGTCGCCAGTTTTGCCCCGTCTGTCGCGCCGGGCGGCCAGAAAGCGCCGCCCAGTTTTTCCGTGACGCTGACGCCGTTCCATAGCCTGAGAGCCGAGGATTGGCATCCGCCGAAAGAGGGTGCCGCGCACGCCGAATTGTCGGAGCGGGATCCCAAACCGGTAACGAAGGATCCGTTGAAACCAACCGACAGCCGCATGGACGGTGCCGATCTGCTGCCTCTGCCCGGAGTCATTTATTACCCGACGAGCTTTCTGACCGTGCGTCCCCAGCCCTTGGCCGAGGCCAATCTCGATCCCCCGCGGCTACGACCGATCGTCGCCTCCGGCAAGGTGATCCTGACACTGTGGATCAATCCGTTCGGCCTGGCCTCCAAGGTTTCCGTGGAATCCACGAGCCTCCCCGAGATTTTTACCGCCACTGCCGTCGACGCATTCCAGTCGCTGCGCTTCAAGCCGGGGGAGCTTCACGGCCAGAAGGTCGGCGCCGTCATGAGAATCGAGGTTACTTACGATGATGGAAGGCTGATCAGCACGGAGATATTGCAGTAG
- a CDS encoding type IV pilin protein has protein sequence MKTQNGFSLVELMIVVVIMGILMAIALPNYSDYVIRGKIPDATSTLSTKRVQMEQFFQDNRTYVAAPACTADTTSSKQFDFSCSVAGSATNFTLQAAGKSGMAGFTYRIDESGNKSTVIAAPAPDRWQTTSPTPPATTGGCWVTNVGGSC, from the coding sequence ATGAAAACACAAAACGGATTCTCTCTGGTCGAACTGATGATCGTTGTTGTCATCATGGGCATCTTGATGGCCATCGCGCTTCCCAACTATTCGGATTATGTGATCAGGGGCAAGATTCCGGACGCAACGTCGACCCTGTCGACCAAGCGCGTGCAAATGGAGCAGTTTTTCCAGGATAACCGCACTTATGTCGCCGCACCGGCGTGTACCGCGGATACGACAAGCAGCAAGCAGTTCGACTTCTCATGCTCGGTTGCCGGTTCGGCCACCAATTTCACGCTGCAAGCCGCGGGCAAGAGCGGCATGGCGGGTTTCACCTACAGAATTGACGAGAGCGGCAACAAGTCAACCGTCATCGCCGCCCCGGCCCCAGACAGATGGCAAACAACTTCGCCCACCCCGCCTGCGACTACTGGGGGTTGCTGGGTTACCAACGTGGGGGGGTCGTGCTGA
- a CDS encoding GspH/FimT family pseudopilin: protein MLNLQHRQHGMSLVELAIGLVIIGSLLALAAPSYTAWIQNTKIRTTAEAILNGLQLARTEAVRRNAQIRFNLTDTLTATCVVSANGTNWIVSFDDPSGLCANGLLNEAQDAGDSAVSPAPRMIQVRPSSEGSTGVAVAADQSSIMFNGLGRVIPVPGAAININVSNPAAGTCATIGGGGGPVRCMRVAVSAGGQIRLCDPARANTDPVGC, encoded by the coding sequence GTGCTGAACCTGCAACATCGTCAGCACGGCATGAGCCTGGTCGAATTGGCGATCGGGCTCGTGATCATCGGGTCGCTGCTTGCCTTGGCAGCGCCCAGCTATACGGCGTGGATCCAGAATACCAAGATTCGCACCACGGCCGAGGCCATCCTGAACGGCCTCCAGTTGGCGCGCACCGAAGCTGTCCGGCGCAACGCCCAGATCCGCTTCAATCTCACCGACACGCTGACGGCAACCTGCGTGGTATCGGCAAACGGCACCAACTGGATAGTGAGTTTTGATGATCCATCCGGCCTGTGCGCCAATGGCCTGCTGAATGAAGCCCAGGATGCGGGCGACTCGGCGGTCAGCCCCGCGCCGCGCATGATCCAGGTCAGGCCGTCGAGCGAAGGCTCGACCGGCGTCGCGGTAGCAGCCGACCAGTCTTCCATTATGTTCAATGGCCTGGGACGAGTCATCCCGGTTCCCGGCGCGGCGATCAATATCAATGTTTCCAATCCGGCGGCGGGTACTTGCGCCACTATCGGCGGCGGCGGCGGCCCGGTGCGCTGCATGCGCGTGGCGGTTTCGGCAGGAGGCCAGATCCGCCTGTGCGACCCGGCCCGCGCCAATACGGATCCCGTGGGGTGCTAG
- the pilV gene encoding type IV pilus modification protein PilV, whose translation MILEALIAILIFSFGILAIVALQAVSVKLAGDAKYRSDASMLAEELLAEMWTSDRVPANMSALFATGADACTAQTAGVAAAATACAACTADPYSTACQSYPTYTTWFGYRSPPAATDPLPDRRTVAHSLPGTATNPPTVVVDTSAGATSGTVTVTVRWQAPNDGTPHAHTVTAQIR comes from the coding sequence ATGATTCTGGAAGCGCTGATTGCCATCCTGATCTTTTCCTTCGGCATTCTGGCCATCGTGGCCTTGCAGGCGGTATCGGTAAAGCTGGCGGGGGATGCCAAGTATCGCTCCGATGCCAGCATGCTGGCGGAGGAACTGCTCGCCGAAATGTGGACCAGCGATCGTGTTCCGGCCAACATGAGTGCCCTTTTTGCCACCGGTGCCGACGCCTGCACCGCGCAGACCGCCGGCGTTGCGGCAGCCGCCACCGCGTGTGCCGCATGTACCGCAGACCCCTACAGCACGGCTTGCCAGAGTTACCCAACCTATACAACGTGGTTCGGGTACCGATCCCCCCCGGCCGCCACCGATCCGCTGCCGGATCGAAGGACGGTGGCTCACTCCCTGCCCGGCACGGCGACCAATCCGCCGACCGTTGTCGTCGATACCTCGGCCGGCGCGACCTCGGGCACCGTCACCGTCACAGTGCGCTGGCAGGCGCCCAACGATGGCACGCCTCATGCCCATACGGTCACGGCGCAGATCAGGTAG
- a CDS encoding PilW family protein gives MLATTPYSFPRSEYRRHKGFSLVEVMVGMVIGMIGIIVMMQLFSLTEGQKRATTGSGDAQSAGAIALYGLQRDIRQSGYGITDIRLLGCNILLRAGVTLNSIAPVTINHASIPAGDPNTDTLLIVYGNSNSSPQGEVITDQTSAATPPYTVAALASFLVNDRVIAAPATRLTPCSLMLDTVTGVGANVAVTTGSAGMGQGTLFSLGQAPKVLVYAVHRGNLTVCDYMTSNCAAACTMTDGPAATAVGGSCNASWVPIASNVVSLRAEYGRDTSIPMDAIVDTYDQTTPATACGWSMAAALRLALVVRSGQFEKTVVTAGAPVWAGTTSATPVPINLTTEANWQNYRYKLYQTTVPLRNVSWLGVQAGC, from the coding sequence TTGTTAGCCACGACACCCTATTCTTTCCCTCGAAGCGAGTATCGCCGCCACAAGGGATTCAGCCTGGTCGAAGTCATGGTCGGCATGGTGATCGGCATGATCGGCATCATCGTCATGATGCAGCTGTTTTCCCTGACCGAGGGTCAGAAGCGTGCGACTACGGGCAGCGGCGATGCGCAAAGCGCGGGCGCCATTGCCCTCTACGGCTTGCAGCGCGACATCCGCCAGAGCGGGTATGGCATTACCGATATCCGGCTGCTGGGCTGCAATATTCTGCTGCGCGCCGGCGTGACCCTCAATTCCATCGCACCGGTGACGATCAACCACGCCTCCATCCCGGCCGGCGATCCGAATACCGACACGCTGCTGATCGTTTATGGCAACTCCAACAGTTCGCCGCAAGGCGAAGTCATCACGGACCAGACTTCGGCCGCCACGCCGCCCTATACCGTCGCCGCGCTTGCTTCGTTTTTGGTCAACGACCGGGTCATCGCCGCGCCGGCAACCCGGCTGACGCCCTGCAGCCTGATGCTGGATACCGTTACCGGCGTCGGCGCCAATGTGGCCGTGACCACCGGCAGCGCCGGCATGGGCCAAGGAACCCTGTTCAGTCTCGGACAGGCGCCGAAAGTGCTGGTCTACGCCGTGCATCGCGGCAACCTTACGGTCTGCGATTACATGACCAGCAACTGCGCCGCCGCCTGCACGATGACCGACGGCCCCGCCGCAACGGCAGTCGGCGGATCGTGCAACGCCTCCTGGGTGCCGATTGCCAGCAATGTCGTCAGTCTGCGCGCCGAATACGGCCGTGACACGTCCATACCGATGGATGCGATCGTTGACACCTATGACCAGACCACCCCCGCCACAGCTTGTGGCTGGTCAATGGCGGCGGCACTCAGGTTGGCATTGGTGGTGCGTAGCGGCCAGTTCGAAAAGACGGTGGTTACCGCCGGGGCTCCGGTCTGGGCGGGAACCACGAGCGCCACCCCGGTACCGATCAACCTGACAACCGAGGCCAACTGGCAGAACTATCGTTACAAGCTCTACCAGACCACGGTACCGCTGCGGAATGTCTCCTGGCTGGGAGTGCAAGCAGGATGCTGA
- a CDS encoding pilus assembly PilX family protein yields the protein MLIKPLPNRMRQIPPSRQRGVVLMIALIMLVAMTLGGIALVRSVNMTNIIAGNLTFQQGATNSGDTGIEVAVNWLETNSGAQLYTSVAAQGYSAIRQDPGAGVNWDTFWRTVLVNQAVTVNPAAPGTFMVYTASAPNSAGNTVSYAIQRLCAQPLPPSSAGAGCSQPPATISTGSSSKGAGVVALTYGSQVYYRITSRIAGPRNTVSYVQAIVAL from the coding sequence ATGCTGATCAAACCTCTGCCCAATCGGATGCGCCAAATCCCACCCTCGCGTCAGCGCGGCGTGGTGCTCATGATTGCCCTGATCATGCTCGTGGCCATGACGCTTGGCGGCATCGCCCTGGTGCGCTCGGTGAACATGACCAACATCATCGCCGGCAACCTGACGTTCCAGCAGGGCGCCACCAACTCCGGCGATACCGGCATCGAAGTTGCCGTCAACTGGCTCGAGACCAATAGCGGCGCCCAGCTCTACACCAGCGTCGCCGCCCAAGGTTACTCCGCCATACGGCAAGACCCGGGCGCTGGAGTGAACTGGGACACCTTCTGGCGCACGGTGCTGGTCAATCAGGCCGTCACGGTCAACCCGGCTGCCCCCGGTACTTTCATGGTCTACACGGCATCGGCGCCGAATTCCGCCGGAAATACTGTTTCCTATGCCATTCAGCGCCTGTGCGCCCAGCCCCTGCCGCCCAGCAGCGCCGGCGCCGGGTGTTCCCAGCCGCCGGCCACCATCAGCACCGGCAGCAGCAGCAAGGGCGCCGGCGTGGTAGCCCTGACTTACGGCAGCCAAGTCTATTACCGGATCACCTCGCGCATCGCGGGGCCCCGCAACACCGTCAGCTACGTTCAGGCGATCGTGGCCTTGTAG